One window from the genome of Pyxicephalus adspersus chromosome 6, UCB_Pads_2.0, whole genome shotgun sequence encodes:
- the BPTF gene encoding nucleosome-remodeling factor subunit BPTF isoform X3 yields MRGRRGRPPKRPAVPVETPSAPPGLRSRLRGSSRGRWRRKAPSPPPPGPTGAPCGGRRRRGRGGGRGRAATSTRIVYDDSSDEEEKGRDTEDEDDEEEPPPEEDPLLMLDDDLDDADYQEDEDDASYCTDSSGYSGAPGRRRPRVHRPRSPVFEEKDVPPLELPKPSEDLLLPSEHLMNVIAIYEVLKNFGTVLRLSPFRFEDFCAALVSQEQCTLLAETHVALLKAVLREEDTSNTTFGPADLKDSVNSTLYFIDGMTWPEVLRVYCESDKEYHHVLPFQEVDDYPYGPIESKVKVLLFLVDQFLTTNIAREELMSEGVIQYDDHCRVCHKLGDLLCCETCSAVYHLECVKPPLEEVPEDEWQCEVCVAHKISGVIDCVAEIQKSKPYIRHEPIGYDRHRRKYWFVTRRIIVEDDSDKEKKVWYYSTKPQLEELMDCLDKSHYETDLCKTLEDLREEIHQHMDITEELTNKAKGNNRSYLSVVNEEIMERVKAKQDEVEKNKISSDGEKSSEAAVSEGESNKEANPISTPECQGLEQKGEAAGDKSSAENPSPINGSKPAESPAKDSEHKMEQSNKGTDGSTDLSSTTASEAAESSSAPPASHSSSDDSGTKTATPDQQGDTQPKKEDTAPMEVKADKSPAEAAETPGIGKTPSRMVTRLRNPDSKLSLLKNHQGIAAVHEANKIFKDGREVLVVNSQGEISRLSTRKEVVMRGILSTYFKLGQEGKYRVYHNQYTTNSYALNKHQHREDHDKRRHLAHKFCLSPTGEFKWNGSVHGSKILTISTLRLTIVQLENNIPAPFLHPNWASHRSNWIKAVQMCSKPREFALALAILECAIKPVVMLPIWKDSLGHTRLRRMTSMEREEKDKGKKKERKQEEDETMQQATWVKYTFPIKHQVWKQKGEEYRVTGYGGWCWISKTHVHRFVSRLPGNTNVNYRKNLEKSSDNADSKMEVEESKPDPPKVKAVKREEEEEEDQRDQIKQQIEASEREKMIDQDTGTPEKDQEDAEQIKEEPMEVDSSSSKEEIFSDADLINVSLGFQMRTWYKKKVKTSRLDGLLDRRVKQFTLEEKQRIERLKLDSATKQTGVVVSEGTKPKSETDNELRIAAKPVARKLDMDLADGPGADAAIPCTDKTPGSQVQAPSKSTCSGQDPGSKPSTSGAGSLPSESSKAADEKQDISQNSSQIVDVPTDKRETKEVTNSSADKLPENCSSNAPTVGPSSTSCLSQDKDQGCLENSPSVPSELIQEKDCSNSVNNKPEVPGEIKNSTVVREEANCSKLDSRNQEVTHSELVSENCPMAGTSDQEASRDSVMDDSKQSSNGEQIQDVRTSAGIKGSECLDIKCNNVHSQEGKEEVAPQVNGKDVFLGKDLSQSVRGYRNNPKEQITDHDVRGKEPGTKPFINGDVNLEDIEGKNGVSAPLSPSQGEDMGKTEKEKVSSNSETHTGSGPPVVKNLDVNNDSGDQPIPNTASGVKENSDPQKILSPVISGEESSLSNDSAEQNGLPVNIVNGEDKIHTVVTETTTTTSTVSTSRTVVEMDGGGSSKQVTTVSSTENISLTTTTTTVTKVVSPDATDGVVSVKELSKTVVTKTVADSVSTSEGTQSSSITVSKEYTTKDRVRLMKFTKSKKSRSGTALPSYRKFVTKSNKKSIFVLPLDDLKKISRKGGIREVPAFNYNAKPAHDIWPYPSPRPTFGITWRYRLQTVKSLAGVSLMLRLLWASLRWDDMAAKPPPGSGITRTESTETEITTTEIIKRRDVGPYGIRSEYCVRKIICPIGVPEAPKETPTPQRKGLRSSALRPKRPETPKQTGPIIMETWVPEEELDLWEIKCFSERIEKEKLQSGELGKGSDLKKGEDGKAHMEAQLKQQRLSAQQKRLEQQKQQPLGGSTISTSTAVSSTATPLSTAHKVVVGSIASPVTPRTKVVLATKVGSPATVSFQQGKNFHQTFATWVKQGQTTSGVVQVQQKVLGIIPTSTAGQQTFTTFQPRTATVSIRPNSLGTSVTTNTTQQVINAGSQIRAGMTVIRTPSLQQSTLGKPIMRTPLMVQQGIIQSGQPQQVVTQIIRGQPVTTTMPIGTTVSSGGQKVGTPVQQAQPQATTPQAVRPPQHGQVKLTMAQLTQLTQQQGGNQSLTVVVQGQGQTTGQLQLIPQGVTVIPTPGQQLMQAAMPNGTIQRFLFTPLPPGTTAVTTAAVTSTPSTTTTTTTAAPVPTSGGQSAQPLPPPLASAQSIASSNQTTVPPPSQLSVQSQSSPQVAPQQIQTSQVQSSTPSEENQSKEHLQMTVGVPEPAPETQQPKESQPVISVQSPVSAEAKTGTSQIPLQACLPQVAVQMPPPTSLQGQTQLVSRPQVQTLSPAVSQTQTSIQMTLPTTFHIQSPLSQQPIQTVAQSNPQTIIQPPSQMTVQSPSRAQLQIQPTQTQVITVPQLHQQVQVLSHLPSQVVAQLQQGGISQQIKLQLPFQIQQTGTAQPHQIQNVVTVQASSVQEHLQRIKQMQEQQLKKKQQEVKREPATQGTNQSDIIQKQVVMKQNAVIEHLKQKKTMTPVEREENQRMIVCNQVMKCILDKIDKEEKQAAKKRKREENVEQKKSKQNASRLSALLFKHKEQLKAEILKKRALLDKELQIEVQEELKKDLSKIKKEKERAQAVALAAAAPPPPPPPPPPPPPPPPPPPPPSMPSPPPSMPSPPQTTHKPTPTSPTSGSTSVSSHKRKREEEKESPPSKSKKKKMISTTSKDSKKDNKIYCICKTPYDESKFYIGCELCANWYHGDCVGITEAEAKKVDVYICNECKRSQEGSSEELYCICRTPYDESQFYIGCDRCQNWFHGRCVGILQSEAECIDEYVCPECQSTEDAMTILSPLTDKDYEGLKRFLRSLQTHKEAWPFLEAVDPEDAPDYYVVIKEPMDLSTMEERIRTRYYKKLTEFVADMTKIFDNCRYYNSSESLFCKSADALEKFFVQKLKVFKASRL; encoded by the exons ATGCGAGGCCGGCGGGGGAGACCTCCGAAAAGGCCGGCCGTTCCGGTTGAGACCCCCTCAGCACCCCCCGGCCTCCGCTCCAGGCTGAGGGGGAGCAGCCGCGGCCGCTGGAGGAGGAAGGCGCCGTCCCCCCCGCCGCCCGGTCCGACCGGAGCCCCCTGTGGAGGCCGCCGGAGGAGAGGGCGGGGAGGAGGCCGAGGCCGGGCCGCCACAAGCACCAGGATAGTGTACGATGACAGCAGCGACGAGGAGGAGAAAGGCCGGGACACCGAGGATGAGGATGACGAGGAGGAGCCCCCCCCGGAGGAGGACCCGCTGCTCATGCTGGACGACGACCTGGACGATGCCGACTAtcaggaggatgaggatgacgCCAGCTACTGCACCGACTCCAGCGGATACAGCGGGGCCCCGG GAAGGAGAAGACCCAGAGTGCACAGGCCTCGCTCCCCGGTATTTGAGGAGAAGGACGTCCCACCTCTGGAGCTCCCCAAGCCTTCAGAAGATTTGCTGCTGCCCTCCGAGCACCTGATGAACGTAATAGCGATCTATGAGGTGCTGAAGAACTTTGGCACAGTTCTTCGCCTCTCCCCTTTCCGCTTCGAGGACTTCTGTGCCGCTCTCGTAAGCCAGGAACAGTGCACCCTGCTGGCCGAGACACACGTTGCCCTATTAAAGGCCGTCCTTCGAGAAGAGGACACCTCCAATACTACCTTTGGACCCGCTGATTTAAAGGACAGCGTCAACTCCACCCTGTACTTTATTGATGGCATGACATGGCCTGAGGTGCTACGCGTTTATTGTGAAAGCGACAAGGAGTATCATCACGTTCTTCCCTTTCAGGAAGTGGACGATTATCCCTACGGACCTATAGAGAGTAAGGTGAAGGTCCTTCTATTCCTCGTAGACCAGTTCCTCACCACGAACATAGCCCGCGAGGAGTTAATGTCTGAAGGGGTCATCCAGTATGACGACCATTGCCGTGTGTGCCACAAACTGGGGGACTTGCTGTGCTGCGAGACCTGCTCTGCTGTCTACCACTTGGAGTGTGTTAAGCCGCCTCTGGAGGAAGTACCGGAGGACGAGTGGCAGTGCGAGGTGTGCGTCGCCCACAAAATTTCCGGGGTGATTGATTGCGTAGCCGAAATCCAAAAAAGCAAGCCTTACATAAGGCACGAGCCCATCGGCTATGACCGCCACAGACGGAAATACTGGTTTGTAACCAGACGCATCATTGT AGAAGATGATTCCGATAAGGAGAAGAAGGTCTGGTACTACAGTACGAAGCCACAGCTGGAGGAACTGATGGATTGCCTGGATAAGTCACATTATGAGACCGACCTCTGTAAAACCCTGGAGGACCTCCGAGAAGAAATCCACCAACATATGGATATCACGGAGGAACTGACCAACAAGGCAAAGGGGAACAACCGCTCCTATCTGTCAGTGGTGAATG AGGAGATAATGGAACGTGTGAAAGCCAAGCAGGATGAAGTAGAGAAGAATAAGATCTCATCAGATGGAGAGAAATCATCGGAGGCCGCTGTATCCGAGGGTGAGAGCAACAAGGAGGCAAATCCCATCTCCACACCAGAGTGCCAGGGGCTGGAGCAGAAAGGAG AGGCAGCGGGTGATAAAAGCAGCGCCGAGAACCCTTCACCCATCAATGGCAGCAAACCTGCAGAGTCCCCAGCTAAAGACTCTGAACACAAGATGGAACAGAGCAACAAAGGGACAGACGGCAGTACTGACCTATCCTCTACTACAGCTTCAG aagCTGCAGAGTCCTCCAGTGCACCTCCTGCATCCCATTCTAGTAGTGATGACAGCGGTACCAAGACTGCCACACCTGACCAGCAGGGGGACACTCAGCCTAAGAAAGAGGATACAG cTCCTATGGAGGTGAAAGCAGACAAAAGTCCTGCAGAAGCAGCTGAGACGCCAGGAATTGGAAAGACGCCCTCAAGGATGGTGACCAGACTACGGAACCCAGACAGCAAGTTAAGTCTGTTGAAGAATCACCAGGGCATTGCTGCAGTCCATGAAGCTAATAAGATTTTTAAGGATGGCAGAGAG GTCCTGGTGGTGAATTCCCAAGGAGAAATCTCACGGCTGAGCACCCGGAAGGAAGTGGTGATGAGGGGCATTCTCAGCACTTATTTCAAATTGGGGCAAGAAGGCAAGTACCGCGTATATCACAATCAGTACACCACCAACTCGTATGCACTGAATAAGCACCAGCACCGGGAAGACCATGACAAGCGGAGGCATTTGGCTCACAAGTTCTGCTTGTCACCCACCGGAGAGTTCAAGTGGAATGGCTCTGTGCATGGGTCCAAGATTCTTACTATATCCACGCTGAGACTGACTATTGTCCAACTGGAAAACAATATCCCCGCACCTTTCCTGCATCCCAATTGGGCCTCTCACAG ATCAAACTGGATCAAGGCTGTCCAGATGTGCAGCAAACCCCGTGAATTTGCACTGGCGCTAGCAATACTGGAGTGTGCTATTAAACCTGTTGTCATGTTACCTATATGGAAAGATTCTTTGGGCCACACCAG GTTACGGAGGATGACTTCCatggaaagagaagagaaggacAAGGGAAAGAAGAAGGAGCGGAAGCAGGAGGAAGATGAAACAATGCAGCAGGCTACTTGGGTCAAGTACACGTTCCCCATAAAACATCAG gtatggaaacaaaaaggagAAGAATACAGGGTCACCGGTTATGGAGGATGGTGCTGGATTAGTAAAACTCATGTCCACCGATTTGTATCGCGCCTTCCTGGGAACACCAATGTGAACTACAGGAAGAATTTGG AAAAaagcagtgacaatgctgatagcaAAATGGAGGTGGAGGAAAGTAAACCAGATCCACCAAAAGTAAAAGCTGtaaaaagagaagaggaggaggaggaagaccagAGGGACCAAATTAAACAGCAAATTGAGGCCAGTGAGAGAGAAAAGATGATAGACCAAGACACTGGGACACCAGAGAAAG ATCAAGAAGATGCTGAGCAGATCAAGGAGGAGCCAATGGAAGTGGATTCATCATCTTCGAAAGAAGAGATTTTTTCTGATGCAGAtttaataaatgtcagccttGGTTTTCAGATGAGGACATGGTATAAAAAGAAGGTGAAAACCTCTCGGCTAGACGGCCTTTTGGACAGGAGAGTCAAACAGTTTACACTTGAAGAAAAACAGCGGATTGAGAGACTTAAATTAGACAGTGCCACCAAACAGACTGGGGTTGTTGTATCTGAGGGCACTAAACCTAAATCTGAGACTGATAACGAGTTACGCATTGCTGCCAAACCTGTAGCCAGGAAACTGGATATGGATCTTGCTGATGGTCCTGGGGCAGATGCTGCTATTCCCTGTACAGATAAAACTCCAGGCTCGCAGGTTCAAGCCCCCTCAAAGAGCACCTGTTCTGGACAGGATCCAGGTAGCAAGCCAAGTACAAGCGGTGCAGGGTCTTTGCCGAGTGAATCCAGCAAAGCTGCGGACGAAAAGCAAGACATCAGTCAGAACTCTTCTCAGATTGTTGATGTTCCGACTGATAAAAGAGAAACCAAAGAGGTGACTAATAGCAGTGCGGATAAACTCCCTGAGAACTGTTCTTCCAATGCTCCTACAGTTGGGCCCTCATCTACATCATGTTTAAGCCAAGATAAAGACCAAGGTTGCCTAGAAAACTCTCCATCTGTTCCTAGCGAGCTCATTCAAGAAAAAGACTGTTCAAATTCTGTAAACAATAAGCCGGAGGTGCCTGGAGAAATCAAAAACTCCACTGTGGTCAGGGAAGAGGCTAACTGCAGCAAACTAGACTCCAGAAATCAGGAAGTCACACATTCTGAGCTGGTATCAGAAAATTGTCCAATGGCAGGAACATCAGACCAAGAAGCTTCACGTGACTCCGTAATGGACGATTCAAAGCAGTCTTCTAATGGAGAGCAAATTCAGGATGTAAGGACTAGTGCTGGAATCAAAGGCTCTGAATGCCTTGAcataaaatgcaataatgttCATTCACAAGAGGGAAAGGAGGAAGTCGCTCCTCAAGTTAATGGTAAGGACGTATTTTTGGGTAAAGACTTGAGCCAGAGCGTTCGTGGTTACCGGAATAACCCAAAAGAGCAGATTACAGATCATGATGTAAGGGGAAAAGAACCAGGAACAAAACCCTTCATAAATGGAGATGTTAATTTGGAAGATATAGAAGGAAAAAATGGAGTCTCTGCACCATTGTCTCCAAGTCAGGGTGAAGACATGGGAAAGACAGAGAAGGAAAAGGTATCATCCAATTCTGAGACACACACTGGGTCTGGACCCCCTGTGGTAAAGAACCTGGATGTGAATAATGACTCCGGTGACCAACCAATACCTAATACTGCTTCTGGTGTAAAGGAGAATAGCGACCCTCAGAAAATCTTATCACCTGTCATCTCAGGAGAAGAATCTAGTCTGAGTAATGATTCTGCTGAGCAGAATGGTTTGCCAGTGAATATAGTCAATGGGGAGGACAAAATCCATACTGTAGTTACAGAAACGACCACTACAACATCCACTGTCTCAACGTCAAGGACTGTGGTTGAGATGGATGGTGGGGGGTCTTCTAAGCAAGTTACAACAGTTTCTTCTACAGAAAATATTTCTCTGACAACTACAACCACTACTGTTACTAAAGTTGTGTCGCCGGATGCCACCGACGGTGTTGTCTCTGTAAAGGAGCTTAGTAAAACTGTGGTTACCAAAACTGTTGCAGATTCTGTGAGCACCTCCGAGGGGACGCAGTCATCTTCTATCACTGTAAGCAAAGAGTACACCACCAAGGACCGCGTCCGACTTATGAAATTCACAAAAAGCAAGAAGTCCAGGTCTGGAACAGCTCTCCCTTCATACCGGAAGTTTGTCACCAAGAGTAACAAAAAGAGCATATTTGTCCTTCCGCTCGATGACCTCAAGAAGATCTCCCGTAAGGGAGGAATCCGAGAAGTCCCAGCATTCAACTACAATGCTAAACCAGCGCATGATATCTGGCCATATCCTTCTCCACGGCCTACGTTTGGTATAACATGGAG GTATCGGCTTCAGACGGTGAAATCTCTTGCTGGAGTGAGTCTCATGCTTCGCCTCCTGTGGGCAAGTTTACGTTGGGATGATATGGCAGCCAAACCTCCTCCTGGAAGTGGCATCACACGAACAG aatCGACTGAAACGGAGATCACCACCACGGAAATAATCAAGAGACGAGATGTTGGTCCGTATGGCATCCGGTCAGAGTATTGTGTTAGGAAGATCATTTGCCCAATCGGTGTTCCAGAGGCACCTAAAG AAACTCCAACTCCACAAAGGAAGGGCCTTCGATCGAGTGCTCTGCGACCCAAAAGGCCTGAAACTCCAAAACAGACTGGCCCAATCATTATGGAGACCTGGGTTCCAGAGGAGGAGCTGGACCTTTGGGAGATCAAGTGCTTCTCTGAAAG GATTGAGAAGGAGAAGCTTCAGTCTGGTGAGCTGGGGAAAGGTTCTGATTTGAAGAAGGGTGAAGATGGCAAGGCTCATATGGAAGCTCAGCTGAAACAGCAACGTCTGTCTGCCCAGCAG AAACGTCTGGAACAGCAGAAACAGCAGCCGTTGGGGGGCAGCACCATCAGCACAAGCACTGCAGTAAGCAGCACAGCCACCCCGCTCTCCACCGCTCATAAGGTTGTTGTGGGCTCTATCGCTAGCCCTGTGACTCCCAGGACCAAAGTGGTACTCGCCACAAAGGTCGGCTCTCCTGCCACTGTGTCCTTCCAGCAAGGCAAAAATTTCCACCAGACATTTGCCACATGGGTCAAGCAAGGACAGACAACATCAG GGGTGGTTCAGGTACAGCAGAAGGTATTGGGGATTATTCCAACCAGCACAGCTGGCCAGCAAACTTTCACCACTTTCCAACCACGGACAGCAACCGTCTCCATCCGTCCTAACAGCCTGGGAACTTCAGTGACCACCAACACCACACAACAG GTTATCAATGCAGGGTCCCAGATCAGAGCAGGGATGACGGTGATCAGGACGCCATCTTTGCAACAGTCCACTCTTGGGAAACCCATCATGAGAACTCCACTGATGGTGCAGCAAGGAATCATTCAGTCTG gtcaaCCCCAGCAGGTGGTGACCCAGATCATCCGAGGCCAACCTGTCACCACCACAATGCCAATCGGGACCACAGTTTCCAGCGGTGGGCAGAAGGTTGGCACACCTGTGCAGCAAGCCCAGCCACAGGCAACAACACCGCAAGCTGTACGACCGCCTCAGCACGGGCAAGTTAAACTGACCATGGCACAGCTGACCCAGCTCACCCAGCAACAG GGCGGGAACCAGAGCCTTACTGTTGTGGTCCAGGGTCAGGGCCAGACCACTGGGCAGCTACAGCTCATTCCACAGGGAGTGACGGTCATTCCCACACCAGGGCAGCAGCTAATGCAGGCTGCAATGCCAAATGGCACCATACAGAGGTTTCTGTTTACACCGCTTCCACCAGGGACCACAGCTGTGACAACAGCGGCGGTGACATCAACACCTTctaccaccactaccaccaccacag CAGCCCCAGTCCCGACATCTGGAGGTCAGAGCGCTCAGCCATTGCCCCCTCCGCTTGCTTCAGCACAGTCCATTGCATCCAGTAATCAGACCACGGTACCGCCCCCCTCTCAGCTTTCTGTCCAGTCGCAGTCTTCACCTCAGGTTGCACCCCAGCAAATACAAACATCTCAGGTGCAGTCTTCAACCCCTTCAGAGGAGAATCAGTCAAAAGAACATCTCCAGATGACAGTCGGTGTTCCAGAACCAGCACCAGAGACACAACAACCCAAAGAATCACAACCAGTAATTTCTGTCCAATCCCCTGTGTCGGCAGAGGCAAAGACGGGAACTTCACAAATTCCTCTCCAGGCTTGCTTGCCACAAGTGGCTGTCCAGATGCCTCCTCCGACATCTTTACAAGGTCAAACTCAACTTGTAAGTCGGCCTCAAGTTCAGACCTTATCGCCTGCTGTCAGCCAGACTCAAACCTCGATCCAAATGACCCTGCCAACCACTTTCCACATTCAGTCGCCGCTTTCTCAACAGCCCATCCAGACTGTTGCCCAATCAAACCCTCAGACTATCATCCAGCCACCCAGTCAGATGACAGTGCAGTCTCCATCACGTGCCCAGCTGCAGATCCAACCCACCCAGACCCAGGTGATCACAGTGCCGCAGCTCCACCAACAGGTCCAAGTCCTCTCCCACCTTCCTTCACAAGTAGTGGCTCAGCTCCAACAAGGAGGCATTTCCCAGCAGATAAAACTACAGCTGCCCTTCCAAATCCAACAGACGGGGACCGCACAGCCCCACCAGATTCAGAATGTGGTAACTGTGCAAGCTTCCAGTGTTCAGGAGCACTTACAGAGGATAAAACAGATGCAGGAGCAACAGCTGAaaaagaaacagcaggaggtGAAACGTGAGCCTGCTACACAGGGCACCAACCAGAGCGACATCATCCAGAAGCAG GTGGTGATGAAGCAGAATGCAGTCATTGAGCACCTAAAACAGAAGAAAACTATGACTCCAGTGGAGAGAGAAGAAAATCAGAG GATGATCGTGTGTAACCAGGTGATGAAATGTATCCTGGACAAGATCGATAAGGAGGAAAAGCAGGCGGCTAAGAAGAGGAAACGCGAGGAGAATGTAGAACAAAAGAAGAGCAAGCAGAATGCCAGCCGGCTCTCCGCCCTTCTCTTTAAACACAAAGAGCAACTGAAGGCTGAGATCCTGAAGAAGAGAGCGCTGCTGGACAAAGAGTTACAGATTGAGGTCCAG GAGGAACTAAAGAAAGATTTGAGTAAAAtcaagaaagaaaaggagagagcCCAGGCTGTGGCTTTGGCTGCTGCTgcgccgcctcctcctccgccgccgccaccaccaccaccacctcctcctcctcctccaccaccgcCTTCAATGCCCTCACCACCGCCTTCAATGCCCTCACCACCACAAACCACCCACAAGCCAACCCCCACCTCACCAACATCTGGCTCCACCAGTGTGTCTTCCCataagaggaagagagaagaggagaaagaatcCCCTCCTTCCAAGtctaagaaaaagaaaatgatctcCACTACCTCAAAAGATTCCAAGAAAGACAACAAGATCTACTGCATCTGCAAGACACCCTACGACGAATCCAA